The region GTCGATGACGAGGTCACCGAGGCGACGGACGTCCCCACGATCCCGCCCACCGCGTGGGCGGCGCAGCATGGCGTGGATGCGCGCAACCAGCTCCCGCGGGGAGAACGGCTTGGACAGGTAATCGTCGGCGCCGACCGACAATCCCACGATCCGATCGACCTCCTCTGCCTTGGCCGTCAGCATGATGATGTAGGCGTCGCTGAAGCCGCGAAGCTCCCGGGCCACCTCCAGCCCATCGACGCCCGGCAGCATCAGATCCAAGACGACCACGTCCGGCGCTTCTGCACGCGCCGCGTCGAGTGCCGTTCGACCGTCGAACGCCTCGATGACGCGGAACCGTTCACGCTCCAGGTATGAGCGCACGAGACGCACCAGCGGGCGTTCGTCATCGACGACCAGCACCGTAGGCTCTGTGTCCATCGCAGCCATCGTCACGGCGGATCTGCCGCGCCAGGGTCAGGTCGGCCTGGCGCCAAGAGGTGCGCTCGAGCCGGAGTGCTCATGGGGTCACCTCGATCACACCCACCATCCCGGCGTCGTAGTGGCCGGGCTGATGGCAGCCGTACAGCACGTCACCGGGCTCGACGAACGTCCGCGCCTCGGTGTCCTCCGCGGAGTCGGTGGCGCCAGAGCCACAGCCGCCAGGATCACCGCCACAACGGCAACACCACCAGAAGTGTTGGT is a window of Euzebyales bacterium DNA encoding:
- a CDS encoding response regulator transcription factor; amino-acid sequence: MDTEPTVLVVDDERPLVRLVRSYLERERFRVIEAFDGRTALDAARAEAPDVVVLDLMLPGVDGLEVARELRGFSDAYIIMLTAKAEEVDRIVGLSVGADDYLSKPFSPRELVARIHAMLRRPRGGRDRGDVRRLGDLVIDVDARQVHVDGRPVELTRTEFDLLDTLSERPRVVQSRGQLLERLRGSPEYRDEHVVDVHVANLRRKLDDPDVVVTVRGVGYRMGVPP